One window of the Prochlorococcus marinus CUG1438 genome contains the following:
- a CDS encoding pyridoxine 5'-phosphate synthase — protein MTTLGVNIDHIANVRQARQTVEPDPVQFAFLAELGGADSITVHLREDRRHIQDRDVFLLKKTIKTKLNLEMAATEEMLEIAKKLIPDFVTLVPEKRQEVTTEGGLDVKSNMKYLKDFVASLKDSNIEVSAFIDPVSKQINSSKEIGFDFIELHTGKYAELKGYGQYEELQKIIESTHEANDLGLVVNAGHGLNYNNVKKIASINKMNELNIGHSIVARALAVGLEKSVREMKSLITSN, from the coding sequence ATGACCACTTTAGGAGTAAACATTGACCACATTGCTAATGTGAGGCAAGCCAGGCAAACGGTTGAACCAGACCCTGTACAGTTTGCTTTTTTAGCTGAATTAGGGGGTGCAGATTCAATAACAGTTCACTTAAGAGAAGATAGAAGACACATACAAGACAGAGATGTATTCCTTTTGAAAAAAACAATAAAAACTAAACTAAATTTAGAAATGGCGGCTACAGAAGAAATGTTAGAAATTGCTAAAAAACTTATTCCTGATTTTGTGACACTTGTGCCTGAGAAAAGACAAGAAGTTACCACCGAAGGAGGGCTGGATGTTAAAAGTAATATGAAATATCTTAAGGATTTCGTTGCGAGTTTAAAAGATTCAAATATCGAGGTGAGTGCATTTATCGATCCTGTTTCTAAACAGATTAATTCCTCTAAGGAAATTGGGTTTGATTTTATAGAATTACATACAGGTAAATATGCTGAACTAAAAGGTTATGGTCAATATGAAGAGCTCCAAAAGATTATTGAGTCAACTCATGAAGCAAATGATTTGGGCTTAGTTGTTAATGCTGGTCATGGACTTAACTATAATAATGTTAAGAAAATTGCATCGATTAACAAAATGAACGAGTTAAACATAGGACATAGTATTGTCGCAAGGGCTTTAGCGGTAGGATTAGAAAAGTCCGTTCGTGAAATGAAGTCACTTATTACATCAAATTAA
- a CDS encoding 1-acyl-sn-glycerol-3-phosphate acyltransferase: MFVTQDILLKFFFSKKKIINSGFSIPQNSSIILAPTHRSRWDGLVLTMAMGRRVTKKDCRFMVTKSEMRGIQGWFLKRLGCFSINQLSPSLTTLRYAIDLIEKREQLVVFPEGKINKYSRKLVLKEGLYRLARLAIKKTETITIIPIGIAYSEVSPKFRSQFCLSFGQPIVMNDYLNLNILEFNNFLYKKMIKEEEIALKNVRR, encoded by the coding sequence ATGTTCGTTACTCAGGATATTCTTTTGAAATTTTTTTTTAGTAAGAAGAAAATAATTAATAGTGGATTTTCGATACCACAAAATTCTTCTATTATTTTGGCTCCAACCCATCGATCAAGATGGGACGGCTTAGTTCTCACTATGGCAATGGGCAGAAGGGTAACCAAAAAGGATTGCAGGTTTATGGTTACTAAATCAGAAATGCGAGGAATACAAGGCTGGTTTTTAAAAAGGCTTGGATGTTTTTCGATAAATCAATTATCGCCCTCACTTACGACCCTAAGATACGCTATTGATCTTATAGAAAAAAGGGAACAATTAGTTGTTTTCCCTGAAGGTAAAATCAACAAATATAGTAGAAAATTAGTCCTAAAAGAAGGGTTATATAGATTAGCGCGATTAGCTATAAAAAAAACAGAAACTATTACTATCATTCCTATAGGAATTGCTTATAGTGAAGTTTCTCCTAAATTCAGGAGCCAATTTTGTTTATCCTTTGGACAACCCATAGTAATGAATGATTATTTAAACCTTAATATCTTGGAATTCAATAATTTTTTATATAAAAAAATGATCAAAGAGGAAGAAATAGCATTAAAAAATGTCCGTAGATGA